The Erythrobacter sp. F6033 genome window below encodes:
- a CDS encoding ribose-phosphate pyrophosphokinase — MDRALADFLTKNQLADPEDWSALYDAERVRALLLEAARSERALSYSEILARLGFRFTRPKMRALCRTLDAIDAAASTNREPELAVLVVRESDGLPGQGWWTGRRDYDGVWTGQEAKRFVRQLQGKAFSYWS; from the coding sequence ATGGACCGCGCGCTCGCCGATTTCCTTACCAAGAACCAACTGGCGGATCCCGAAGATTGGAGTGCGCTTTACGATGCAGAGCGAGTACGTGCCTTGCTGTTGGAGGCAGCGCGTAGCGAGCGAGCCCTCAGCTACTCGGAGATACTCGCGCGGTTAGGATTCCGCTTCACGCGGCCTAAGATGCGAGCGTTGTGCCGGACGCTCGACGCAATCGACGCCGCCGCCAGCACAAATCGCGAGCCGGAACTGGCCGTTTTGGTTGTCCGGGAGAGCGATGGCCTCCCGGGGCAAGGTTGGTGGACGGGCAGGCGCGATTATGACGGCGTGTGGACGGGGCAGGAGGCCAAGCGCTTCGTGCGCCAACTGCAGGGAAAGGCATTCTCTTATTGGAGTTAG
- the arfB gene encoding alternative ribosome rescue aminoacyl-tRNA hydrolase ArfB: MDNTLIDRAHALAEESFLAGSGPGGQNANKVATEVQLRVNIYALRLPPPVFARLRDVAGSKLTAAGDLLITARQHRTQDANRQAARAKLEELIEEAHRQPKKRAKTRVNRVGKTKRLKSKKVRGEVKANRGKVSRSDW; this comes from the coding sequence ATGGATAACACTCTAATCGACCGGGCCCATGCGCTCGCAGAGGAAAGCTTCCTCGCGGGGTCGGGCCCCGGCGGGCAAAATGCGAACAAGGTCGCAACCGAAGTGCAGCTGCGCGTGAACATCTACGCGCTGCGTCTTCCTCCGCCCGTGTTCGCGCGGCTCCGCGACGTAGCAGGATCAAAACTGACTGCAGCGGGCGACTTGCTCATTACTGCGCGCCAACACCGGACGCAGGATGCCAACCGGCAGGCGGCGCGCGCGAAGCTGGAAGAGTTGATTGAGGAAGCCCACCGGCAACCCAAAAAGCGCGCCAAAACCCGCGTGAACCGCGTCGGAAAGACCAAACGCCTCAAGAGCAAGAAAGTCCGCGGCGAGGTAAAGGCCAATCGCGGGAAGGTCAGCCGATCAGATTGGTAA
- the xth gene encoding exodeoxyribonuclease III, with the protein MISVATWNINSVRLRLPIVETYLQEHAPDILCLQEIKCENDKFPAEAFAAMGYEHQAVCGQKGYHGVATVSRVPIREVSRYDWQANGEARHVGVEIIGKDTVVENVYVPAGGDIPDREKNVKFGQKLDFLERMTRWAENIEKPTLIVGDFNIAPLESDVWSHKQLLKVVSHTPLEVETLKRFQDAHGFVDLGREFIKDPDRYFSWWSYRSPDWSKNDRGRRLDHMWASESLAKQATGHRILEEARSWEKPSDHIPLITEFDL; encoded by the coding sequence ATGATTTCTGTAGCCACTTGGAACATCAACTCGGTCCGCTTGCGCCTGCCGATTGTCGAAACTTATTTGCAGGAGCACGCACCGGACATCCTGTGCTTGCAAGAGATCAAGTGTGAGAACGACAAGTTCCCCGCCGAAGCCTTTGCCGCGATGGGTTATGAACATCAGGCCGTTTGCGGGCAAAAGGGATATCACGGGGTGGCCACCGTCAGCCGCGTGCCGATCCGCGAAGTCTCCCGCTATGATTGGCAAGCCAATGGCGAAGCGCGACATGTCGGTGTCGAAATCATCGGTAAAGATACTGTCGTCGAGAATGTCTATGTCCCCGCTGGCGGCGACATTCCCGACCGCGAAAAGAACGTGAAATTCGGCCAAAAGCTCGACTTTCTGGAGCGGATGACTCGTTGGGCCGAGAATATCGAAAAGCCCACTCTAATCGTTGGCGATTTCAACATCGCACCGCTCGAAAGCGACGTGTGGAGCCACAAACAACTCCTGAAAGTCGTCAGCCACACCCCGCTTGAAGTGGAAACGCTCAAGCGCTTCCAAGACGCGCATGGATTTGTGGATCTGGGACGTGAGTTCATCAAAGACCCCGATCGTTATTTCAGCTGGTGGTCGTACCGCTCTCCAGACTGGAGCAAGAATGATCGCGGGCGGCGGTTGGACCACATGTGGGCCAGCGAAAGCTTGGCGAAGCAGGCAACCGGCCACCGCATTCTTGAAGAAGCGCGCAGCTGGGAAAAACCGTCCGATCATATCCCGCTCATCACGGAGTTTGATCTCTGA
- a CDS encoding RNA pseudouridine synthase produces the protein MNIPILFEDGEALVINKPAGLPVDRPKRGGPALFDHIEQLKMGFQRPPVAVHRLDTDTSGCLLMARNPKALKRFNKAFEDRLVGKTYLAIVDFEPAEHSGTISLNLSKISSAEKGWRMIAAKKGKPAVSHWELLQVIGEGDKKRSLIRFRPETGRTHQLRVHALQGLGAPLLGDPVYGPVRGQNKGAPRTMLHAEAIHITREGKNPISAFAPFPEDFERAGLTTPEPPAPPERAPAPTSESDNG, from the coding sequence ATGAATATCCCGATCCTGTTCGAAGATGGCGAGGCGCTGGTCATCAACAAACCTGCTGGCCTTCCGGTTGACCGTCCAAAACGCGGCGGTCCCGCCCTGTTCGATCACATCGAACAATTGAAGATGGGCTTTCAACGCCCGCCGGTTGCTGTGCATCGGCTTGATACCGACACCAGCGGCTGCCTGCTGATGGCCCGCAACCCGAAAGCCTTGAAGCGTTTCAATAAGGCTTTTGAAGATCGGCTCGTGGGCAAGACCTATCTCGCGATTGTCGATTTCGAGCCTGCCGAGCATTCTGGCACAATTTCGCTCAATCTGTCGAAAATCAGTTCAGCCGAAAAAGGCTGGCGGATGATCGCTGCGAAAAAAGGCAAGCCCGCCGTTTCGCATTGGGAATTGCTACAGGTGATTGGTGAGGGCGATAAGAAGCGCTCGCTAATCCGGTTCCGCCCTGAAACAGGCCGCACGCACCAACTCCGCGTCCACGCTCTGCAAGGGTTGGGCGCTCCGCTGCTTGGCGATCCGGTATACGGGCCGGTGCGCGGGCAAAACAAAGGCGCGCCGCGCACGATGCTGCACGCAGAGGCGATCCATATCACCCGCGAGGGCAAAAATCCGATCAGTGCATTTGCGCCGTTCCCCGAGGATTTCGAGCGTGCTGGGCTAACCACACCAGAGCCACCCGCCCCTCCAGAGCGGGCACCTGCGCCAACATCCGAATCGGACAATGGATAA
- a CDS encoding outer membrane lipoprotein carrier protein LolA yields MTMLTSFLKTRSSRIVAAACIGAAALALPIAQPFTAVPAAQAQSNSAKLDRAVAALRAISTMRADFSQTDRAGNVARGTMTLKRPGKIRFDYGKDSDLLVISNGRSLYMVDYEVNQVERWPIKNSPLGALLDPSRDVKKYGKLMPTSSSEVLSIEVRDPKRPEFGVMNLIFVNDPSAPGGMQLTHWVAMDAQNHRTTVRLTNHRYGVSVAESTFKFRDPRRSSRRPR; encoded by the coding sequence ATGACAATGCTGACCTCATTCCTGAAAACCCGCTCCTCGCGGATCGTAGCCGCAGCCTGCATTGGCGCGGCAGCTCTTGCCTTGCCCATTGCGCAGCCTTTTACCGCTGTCCCTGCGGCTCAGGCGCAATCAAACAGCGCCAAGCTTGATCGCGCAGTTGCGGCCTTGCGCGCGATTTCAACCATGCGCGCGGACTTCTCCCAGACTGATCGCGCTGGCAATGTTGCGCGTGGCACCATGACGTTGAAACGTCCGGGCAAAATTCGTTTCGATTACGGCAAGGATTCCGATCTGCTCGTGATCTCGAACGGCAGATCGCTCTACATGGTCGATTACGAGGTCAATCAGGTCGAACGCTGGCCTATCAAAAACTCGCCTTTAGGTGCGTTGCTCGATCCCAGCCGCGATGTGAAAAAGTACGGCAAGCTTATGCCAACAAGCTCGTCAGAAGTTTTGAGCATCGAAGTTCGCGATCCCAAACGTCCTGAATTTGGCGTGATGAACCTGATTTTCGTCAACGATCCCAGCGCTCCGGGCGGGATGCAGCTTACCCACTGGGTGGCGATGGACGCACAGAATCACCGGACAACGGTGCGGCTGACGAATCACCGCTACGGCGTCTCTGTCGCAGAGAGCACTTTCAAGTTCCGCGATCCGCGCCGTTCATCCCGTCGCCCGCGCTGA
- a CDS encoding alkaline phosphatase, which produces MIRTRLFTTALIASTLSLAACNTTNNYNGVPIAASPVQSAPAADAPKKAKNVILFIGDGMGISTITAARIYEGQKRGETGEENLLSFEKFENVALVKTYNVDAQVPDSAGTATAMHSGEKTNIGLLGVGPDTQRGDCASGLANPLPLLGEEAKGKGLALGIVSTARITHATPASVYSRSPDRNWESDMGMPEDQRGLGCKDIATQLIEADWDVALGGGLAAFYGKSVEDAGRRLEPDADLTANWVQRTGGTFVTSADALASAPMGKPLLGLFSLSHMTYMAERMDGKGEGEPTLTDMTSQAIARLKSDPEGYYLMVESGRIDHGHHAGRAGWALEETVEFARAIQYAIDNTDADETLIMVTADHSHVFTIAGYPRRGNDILGLVVSPESGGAEAAKAADGKPYTTLGYANGPGAIANQAERSVPETGINAKQQSAIPTRSETHAGEDVALYASGPGSEKARGVIEQNKIYDIIRSAFGWK; this is translated from the coding sequence ATGATCCGCACGCGCCTGTTCACCACTGCTTTGATCGCGTCTACCCTGTCGCTTGCTGCTTGCAACACAACGAACAATTACAATGGCGTGCCAATCGCCGCTAGCCCGGTGCAAAGCGCACCTGCTGCGGATGCTCCGAAAAAGGCAAAGAACGTGATCCTGTTTATTGGTGACGGGATGGGGATTTCCACGATCACGGCCGCGCGGATTTATGAAGGGCAAAAGCGCGGGGAGACCGGCGAAGAAAACCTGCTTAGCTTTGAAAAGTTCGAGAATGTCGCGTTGGTCAAAACCTATAATGTCGATGCGCAAGTCCCAGACAGTGCGGGCACTGCGACAGCCATGCATTCCGGCGAAAAGACAAATATCGGCCTGCTCGGTGTCGGTCCCGATACGCAGCGCGGCGATTGTGCGTCGGGTCTTGCCAATCCGCTTCCGCTGCTTGGCGAAGAGGCCAAAGGCAAGGGCTTGGCATTGGGTATCGTTTCGACCGCGCGGATCACGCATGCAACGCCGGCTAGCGTTTATTCGCGCAGCCCGGACCGAAATTGGGAATCCGATATGGGCATGCCCGAAGACCAGCGCGGTCTGGGCTGTAAGGACATTGCGACGCAGCTTATCGAAGCCGATTGGGACGTCGCATTGGGCGGCGGACTGGCCGCTTTCTACGGCAAAAGTGTCGAGGATGCGGGCCGACGCCTTGAGCCGGATGCGGATCTGACGGCAAATTGGGTGCAGCGGACCGGTGGCACATTCGTGACCAGTGCCGATGCATTGGCCTCTGCGCCGATGGGCAAGCCGCTGCTCGGCCTCTTTTCGCTCAGTCATATGACTTACATGGCAGAACGCATGGACGGGAAAGGGGAAGGCGAGCCGACGCTAACGGATATGACCTCGCAAGCCATCGCCCGGCTCAAATCCGACCCTGAAGGCTACTACCTGATGGTCGAATCGGGACGGATCGACCACGGGCATCATGCGGGCCGTGCTGGTTGGGCTCTGGAAGAAACCGTCGAGTTCGCTCGGGCAATCCAATACGCAATCGACAACACCGATGCCGATGAAACTCTGATCATGGTCACCGCCGATCACAGCCACGTCTTCACAATCGCAGGCTATCCGCGGCGCGGGAATGACATCTTAGGCTTGGTTGTGTCGCCTGAAAGTGGTGGCGCTGAAGCCGCGAAGGCCGCAGATGGCAAACCTTACACGACGCTTGGCTATGCCAACGGCCCCGGTGCTATCGCCAATCAGGCCGAGCGTTCCGTCCCGGAAACCGGCATCAACGCAAAGCAGCAGTCAGCAATCCCGACGCGGAGTGAAACGCATGCAGGTGAAGATGTCGCGCTTTACGCCAGTGGTCCGGGATCGGAAAAAGCGCGCGGTGTGATTGAGCAGAACAAAATCTACGACATCATCCGATCAGCATTCGGCTGGAAGTAG
- the pabB gene encoding aminodeoxychorismate synthase component I codes for MGQTTPFLLLDDARDECAADTLFYEAPREIFVAHRPDQVDEVLAKADIARAKGGHLAGYIAYEAGLSLEPRLAALAEARTGASGPLVWLGLFDEPVRIAAQDVPSWLAARSEGTASIGPLDPQLSPGGYEAAFAALREAIHAGDIYQANLTYPLAGSYRGDALALYASLRSAASAGYGGLLFDGSHWLLSFSPELFVALDGDQAKAKPMKGTRPRAADPAADRALADELSTSVKDKAENLMIVDLMRNDLSRVAVPGSVRVDAPFAIESYPTVHQMVSSVRAQLSPDTSAMDLVRALFPCGSITGAPKIRAMELINEHERDARGPYCGAIGRIDEGGNAAFNVAIRTLRLTPIENNQGSAVLGVGSAIVADSDPLAERRECEVKAGFARRSSPDHTAPAFDLIETMAFDPETGIALLELHLARMKKSAAELGFEFDRHAARNQIQALCFELEEPAKLRLLAARSGATALETGPMPAPRQAPAKAIALPNPLDPSDWRLAHKTSDRGFYEDALAAAKSMGGDEAILVREDGLVTEGTYTNIFIERDGIYLTPRASSGLLPGVLREFLIEKEQAHEADLTLDDLTNGFMLGNAVRGLFKGTLI; via the coding sequence ATGGGTCAGACTACGCCTTTCCTCCTGCTTGATGATGCCCGCGATGAGTGCGCGGCGGATACGCTTTTTTACGAAGCGCCGCGCGAAATCTTCGTGGCGCATAGGCCTGATCAAGTCGATGAGGTTCTGGCCAAAGCCGATATTGCACGAGCCAAAGGGGGCCACCTTGCTGGCTATATCGCTTATGAAGCGGGGCTTTCGCTCGAACCGAGGCTGGCGGCGCTTGCTGAAGCTCGGACAGGTGCGTCGGGACCGCTGGTTTGGCTCGGCCTGTTTGACGAACCTGTACGCATCGCTGCTCAAGACGTGCCATCATGGCTTGCCGCGCGCAGCGAAGGCACCGCCTCAATCGGCCCGCTCGATCCGCAGCTTTCGCCCGGCGGTTACGAAGCGGCTTTTGCGGCATTGCGCGAAGCCATCCATGCGGGCGATATTTATCAGGCCAATCTGACCTACCCGCTGGCCGGGTCCTATCGCGGCGACGCCTTGGCGCTCTATGCCTCGCTGCGAAGCGCCGCGAGCGCGGGCTATGGCGGATTGTTGTTTGACGGTTCGCACTGGCTTTTGAGCTTTTCGCCCGAACTGTTCGTGGCGCTCGACGGCGATCAGGCAAAAGCCAAGCCGATGAAGGGCACCCGCCCGCGGGCCGCTGATCCTGCTGCGGATCGCGCCTTGGCGGACGAGCTGTCGACTTCGGTCAAGGACAAAGCCGAAAATCTGATGATCGTTGATCTGATGCGGAATGATCTCAGCCGCGTTGCGGTGCCAGGCAGTGTGCGCGTCGACGCTCCCTTTGCGATCGAAAGCTACCCGACGGTTCATCAAATGGTTTCCAGTGTCCGCGCGCAGCTTTCGCCTGATACCAGCGCCATGGATCTTGTTCGCGCGCTTTTTCCGTGCGGCTCGATTACAGGCGCGCCGAAAATCCGCGCGATGGAACTGATCAATGAACATGAACGCGACGCTCGCGGCCCGTATTGCGGGGCTATCGGACGGATAGACGAAGGCGGCAACGCAGCCTTTAATGTTGCGATCCGAACGTTGCGTCTAACACCGATTGAGAACAATCAGGGCAGCGCCGTTCTGGGGGTTGGATCGGCCATCGTGGCAGACAGCGATCCGCTAGCCGAGCGGCGCGAATGCGAAGTGAAGGCAGGTTTTGCGCGCCGTTCGTCGCCGGACCACACCGCGCCAGCATTCGATTTGATCGAGACAATGGCGTTTGACCCGGAAACCGGGATTGCCCTGCTCGAATTGCACCTCGCCCGGATGAAGAAGAGCGCTGCGGAGCTTGGGTTCGAGTTTGATCGCCACGCCGCACGCAATCAGATCCAGGCTTTGTGCTTTGAACTGGAAGAACCAGCGAAACTGCGACTTCTCGCTGCGCGCAGCGGCGCAACTGCGCTGGAAACGGGCCCGATGCCCGCACCTCGACAGGCTCCCGCTAAAGCGATTGCGCTGCCCAACCCGCTTGATCCGTCCGATTGGCGGCTTGCCCACAAGACATCGGATCGCGGGTTTTACGAAGATGCGCTTGCGGCAGCAAAGAGCATGGGCGGCGATGAAGCCATCCTAGTGCGCGAAGACGGACTTGTAACCGAGGGCACCTATACCAACATCTTTATCGAGCGGGACGGCATTTACCTCACCCCGCGCGCATCATCTGGCCTGTTGCCGGGAGTGCTGCGCGAATTCTTGATCGAGAAAGAGCAGGCGCACGAAGCGGACCTGACGCTCGATGATCTTACCAATGGCTTTATGCTCGGCAATGCTGTGCGCGGCCTGTTTAAAGGCACGCTCATATGA
- a CDS encoding glutathione S-transferase family protein: MTNTMYGSPASLFSGKARAYLDWKGADYVEIAPNLQIRNEVIVPAIGRMIIPVVETEDGAVLQDTSLIIDHFEKTLGGPSIYPDTPRQHFAARLLECFGDEWLVLPAMHYRWNYNEEWILEEFGRNMMPDAPRDQQIAAGAMIGKQFRGFVPMLGINDTTIPAIEASYEALLADLDAHFADHPFLFGSRPSIGDYGLIGPLYAHLYRDPASGKIMKRLAPRVAEWVERMVSPETPLSGDFLLDDEIPETLLPILARMMREHVPFLGETANLLESWLQENPEAEIPRGVGMASFTIEGVQGEGIARTFSLWMLQRALDHFESLEGNDRAACEALLEEVGGEALIKFSMPVRLAYENHTLVAAKS, translated from the coding sequence ATGACGAACACAATGTACGGCTCACCAGCTTCGCTTTTTTCCGGAAAAGCGCGCGCTTACCTCGACTGGAAAGGCGCCGACTACGTTGAAATTGCGCCCAATCTCCAGATCCGAAACGAAGTGATCGTTCCGGCCATTGGCAGAATGATCATTCCGGTTGTCGAGACCGAAGATGGCGCAGTGTTGCAAGACACATCGCTGATCATCGATCATTTCGAAAAAACGCTGGGCGGCCCTTCGATCTATCCAGACACACCCAGACAACACTTCGCCGCGCGACTGCTGGAATGCTTTGGCGATGAATGGTTGGTGCTGCCCGCCATGCATTACCGCTGGAACTACAACGAAGAATGGATTTTGGAGGAGTTCGGGCGAAATATGATGCCCGATGCGCCGCGCGATCAACAGATCGCGGCAGGCGCCATGATCGGGAAACAGTTCCGCGGATTTGTGCCGATGCTTGGTATCAATGACACGACCATCCCCGCTATTGAAGCGAGCTACGAAGCGTTGCTTGCCGATCTGGACGCGCATTTCGCGGATCATCCGTTTCTATTCGGCAGTCGCCCTTCAATCGGCGATTATGGTTTGATCGGCCCTCTCTACGCCCACTTGTACCGTGATCCTGCGTCCGGAAAGATCATGAAGCGGCTTGCCCCGCGCGTTGCCGAATGGGTCGAAAGGATGGTCAGTCCAGAAACGCCGCTATCCGGCGACTTTTTGCTTGACGACGAAATTCCCGAAACCTTGCTGCCTATCCTTGCGCGGATGATGCGAGAACACGTTCCGTTTCTGGGCGAAACTGCAAACCTGCTAGAAAGCTGGCTGCAAGAAAATCCCGAAGCAGAAATCCCGCGCGGTGTCGGGATGGCATCATTCACAATTGAAGGCGTCCAAGGCGAAGGCATCGCTCGCACATTCAGCCTGTGGATGCTGCAACGCGCGCTCGATCACTTTGAATCACTCGAAGGGAATGATCGCGCTGCATGCGAAGCGTTGTTGGAAGAGGTCGGTGGAGAGGCGCTGATCAAGTTTTCGATGCCGGTCCGGCTCGCATATGAAAACCACACATTGGTCGCCGCAAAAAGCTGA
- the rpmG gene encoding 50S ribosomal protein L33, giving the protein MAKPATVKIKLVSTEGTGFYYTTKKNPRNITEKMVFRKYDPVARKHVEFKEAKIK; this is encoded by the coding sequence ATGGCGAAGCCCGCAACCGTCAAGATCAAGCTCGTCTCGACCGAGGGCACGGGCTTTTACTACACGACCAAAAAGAACCCGCGCAATATCACCGAAAAGATGGTGTTCCGTAAGTACGATCCGGTCGCGCGTAAGCACGTCGAGTTCAAGGAAGCGAAGATCAAGTAA
- a CDS encoding helicase HerA-like domain-containing protein: protein MSDIFLGLGGNGENQSLALSRANRHGLIAGATGTGKTVTLQGLAESFSANGVPVFVADVKGDLSGIAMPGSPTFKHADKLEGRAKELGMEDYTYSDNPVVFWDLFGEQGHPIRTTITEMGPLLLARLLDLNDTQEGVLQIVFKHADENGLLLLDFGDLQSLLQWAHENSKELSGVYGNVSKQSVGAIQRQLLSFEAQGADHFFGEPALEIDDFLMTDENGRGHVNVLAADTLMRSPKLYATFLLWLLAELFETLPEVGDPEKPKLVFFFDEAHLLFDDAPKALQEKIEQVVRLIRSKGVGVFFVTQNPIDIPEEVAGQLGNRVQHALRAFTKRDQRAIKAAAETFRINDDLDTEEVITELKVGEALVSTLDEEGAPTVVQRTLIKPPRSRLGPLTKKERAIIQSISPFEGKYDETVDRQSAEEVLAQKTKDAVETAEEVAEKGEAEVAKRPRKTKSMWEKAISRGTKVAAGGMAGAAAAAVLGKKSRSNPMKSGIKSAAGSIATDLAGPIAGRFVRNLIGGLMR, encoded by the coding sequence ATGAGCGATATCTTTCTTGGACTTGGTGGCAATGGCGAAAACCAGAGCCTCGCGCTGAGCCGTGCAAACCGCCACGGGTTGATCGCAGGGGCGACCGGTACCGGTAAAACAGTTACACTGCAGGGCCTTGCCGAAAGCTTTTCTGCCAATGGTGTTCCAGTGTTTGTTGCCGATGTGAAAGGCGATCTGTCGGGCATCGCAATGCCGGGTTCGCCGACTTTCAAGCATGCTGACAAGCTGGAAGGCCGCGCGAAAGAATTGGGCATGGAAGACTATACCTATTCCGATAATCCGGTGGTTTTCTGGGATTTGTTTGGCGAGCAAGGCCACCCGATCCGCACGACAATCACAGAGATGGGCCCGCTCTTGCTCGCGCGTCTGCTTGATCTGAATGACACTCAGGAAGGCGTGCTCCAGATCGTGTTCAAGCATGCCGATGAAAACGGTTTGCTGCTGCTCGATTTTGGCGATCTGCAATCGCTGCTGCAATGGGCTCATGAAAACTCGAAAGAGCTTTCGGGCGTCTACGGCAACGTATCAAAGCAATCGGTAGGCGCGATCCAGCGGCAATTGTTGTCGTTCGAGGCGCAAGGCGCAGACCATTTCTTTGGCGAGCCTGCGCTGGAAATCGATGATTTTCTGATGACCGATGAGAATGGGCGGGGACATGTGAATGTGCTCGCAGCGGACACATTGATGCGCAGTCCAAAACTGTATGCGACATTCCTTCTGTGGTTGCTGGCGGAGCTTTTCGAAACGCTTCCTGAGGTCGGTGATCCTGAAAAGCCCAAGCTCGTTTTCTTTTTCGACGAGGCCCACCTGCTGTTCGATGATGCGCCCAAAGCGCTGCAGGAAAAGATCGAGCAAGTCGTCCGCCTGATCCGCTCCAAAGGCGTGGGCGTGTTCTTCGTGACGCAAAACCCGATCGACATTCCTGAGGAAGTCGCGGGCCAGTTGGGCAATCGCGTTCAGCATGCGCTGCGGGCCTTCACGAAACGGGATCAGCGCGCGATCAAAGCGGCAGCCGAGACATTTCGGATCAATGATGATCTCGACACTGAAGAGGTTATCACAGAACTCAAAGTGGGTGAGGCGCTGGTCTCAACGTTGGATGAAGAGGGTGCTCCGACAGTGGTGCAGCGCACTTTGATTAAGCCGCCTCGCTCGCGGCTCGGCCCGCTCACAAAGAAAGAGCGGGCGATCATCCAGTCGATCAGTCCGTTTGAAGGGAAGTACGACGAAACAGTTGACCGCCAGAGCGCAGAGGAAGTTCTCGCTCAAAAGACAAAAGATGCTGTCGAGACCGCCGAAGAGGTCGCCGAAAAGGGTGAGGCCGAAGTGGCGAAGCGCCCTCGCAAGACCAAAAGTATGTGGGAGAAAGCAATCTCCCGCGGCACCAAAGTCGCGGCAGGCGGTATGGCTGGCGCGGCTGCTGCCGCAGTGCTTGGCAAAAAGAGCCGTTCCAACCCGATGAAGTCGGGCATCAAATCGGCGGCGGGCTCAATTGCGACCGACCTCGCTGGGCCGATCGCTGGCCGCTTTGTGCGTAATCTTATCGGCGGGCTGATGCGCTAA